The Saccharopolyspora gloriosae genome window below encodes:
- a CDS encoding HAD family hydrolase: MTSAARHIVWDWNGTLLDDNDAVVSAVNAVCAEFGREHIDLEQWRSIFSRPLQQCYERLLDRPLSEADWSRLDVLYHEHYRELLHTAKLATGVPDVLREWGEAGRTQSLLSMWFHDELVPLITRLELLPLFERVDGLRTDIGGGAKAEHLRHHLAEQGLDPADVVLIGDVLDDALAAERVGTGCVLVTTGVMSRRALETAGVPVVDSIPEAVDRISTNLAA, from the coding sequence ATGACCTCAGCGGCACGGCACATCGTGTGGGACTGGAACGGCACGTTGCTGGACGACAACGACGCGGTCGTCTCGGCGGTGAACGCCGTGTGCGCCGAGTTCGGGCGCGAGCACATCGACCTCGAGCAGTGGCGGTCGATCTTCAGCCGCCCGCTGCAGCAGTGCTACGAGCGGCTGCTGGACCGCCCGCTGTCCGAAGCCGACTGGAGCAGGCTCGACGTGCTCTACCACGAGCACTACCGGGAGCTGCTGCACACGGCGAAGCTGGCCACCGGCGTCCCGGACGTGCTGCGCGAATGGGGTGAAGCGGGCCGCACGCAGTCCTTGCTGTCGATGTGGTTCCACGACGAGCTGGTCCCGCTGATCACCCGGCTGGAGCTGCTGCCGTTGTTCGAACGGGTCGACGGGTTGCGCACCGACATCGGCGGCGGAGCCAAGGCCGAGCACCTGCGCCACCACCTCGCGGAACAGGGACTCGACCCGGCCGACGTGGTGCTCATCGGCGACGTGCTCGACGACGCGCTCGCGGCGGAGCGGGTCGGTACCGGCTGCGTGCTGGTGACGACGGGCGTCATGAGCCGTCGCGCGCTGGAGACCGCCGGCGTTCCCGTGGTCGATTCCATTCCCGAAGCGGTGGACCGGATCTCCACGAACCTCGCGGCCTAG
- a CDS encoding polysaccharide deacetylase family protein, with protein MGGHRMHLRDIRHRWPGRLATHRRALVSLLLAALLGVAAASPVTAAPAQHSPQPGTVVTFTFDDGSVSQTTGAEVLQRHGMHGTFYIISGAIASPGYLGHEELRRVAEEGHEIGGHTVTHPDLTQVSPDEMRRQICDDRANLNRWGYQVTSFTAPFDEVDDDVRAAVEQCGYSSARTMGGLRARDCPDCVAAESMPPADPYEIRSPGMLTRDTTVDELKEAVTRADDSGGGWVPLVLHQTCDMCGPLAVSPGVLDEFAAWLHDRGTAVRTVHEVIGGAVAPVHRAPPPQQRDRPVNASLEQAGPDGVPLGWETGGWGTNTPVWTRTRDAHDGEWAQRLDMPRFTDGDAKLMSTLDLGEYALPARKGQNYSLSTWYKSTAPTQLAVYYRDRVGQWRYWAAGPTFAPAQQWTEASWTTPAVPEEATGISFGLALFSRGSLTTDDYGVRVNAEASNDSACRDLDWWVPRRWLCL; from the coding sequence TTGGGCGGTCACCGAATGCACCTGCGCGACATCCGACACCGCTGGCCGGGTCGCCTCGCCACGCACCGGCGAGCGCTCGTCTCCCTGCTGCTGGCGGCCCTGCTCGGCGTCGCCGCGGCGAGTCCGGTCACCGCCGCGCCCGCGCAGCACTCCCCGCAGCCGGGCACCGTGGTCACGTTCACCTTCGACGACGGCAGCGTCTCGCAGACCACGGGCGCCGAAGTCCTGCAGCGGCACGGGATGCACGGCACCTTCTACATCATCTCCGGCGCCATCGCGAGCCCCGGCTACCTCGGCCACGAGGAACTGCGGCGCGTCGCCGAGGAAGGCCACGAGATCGGCGGGCACACCGTCACTCACCCGGACCTGACCCAGGTGAGCCCCGACGAGATGCGCAGGCAGATCTGCGACGATCGCGCCAACTTGAACCGGTGGGGCTACCAGGTCACCTCGTTCACCGCCCCGTTCGACGAAGTCGACGACGACGTGCGCGCCGCGGTCGAGCAGTGCGGCTACAGCAGCGCGCGGACCATGGGCGGGCTCCGCGCTCGCGACTGCCCGGACTGCGTCGCCGCCGAATCCATGCCGCCCGCCGATCCCTACGAGATCCGGTCGCCCGGCATGCTCACGCGGGACACCACCGTCGACGAGTTGAAGGAGGCGGTGACCCGCGCGGACGACTCGGGAGGCGGCTGGGTGCCGCTGGTGCTGCACCAGACCTGCGACATGTGCGGTCCGCTGGCGGTGAGCCCCGGGGTGCTCGACGAGTTCGCGGCGTGGCTGCACGACCGCGGGACCGCCGTGCGCACCGTGCACGAGGTCATCGGCGGCGCCGTCGCGCCGGTCCACCGGGCACCGCCACCGCAGCAGCGGGACCGGCCGGTGAACGCCTCGCTCGAACAGGCCGGTCCCGACGGCGTCCCGCTCGGGTGGGAAACCGGTGGCTGGGGCACGAACACGCCGGTGTGGACCAGGACGCGCGACGCGCACGACGGGGAGTGGGCGCAGCGGCTGGACATGCCGCGGTTCACCGACGGGGACGCCAAGCTCATGTCCACCTTGGACCTCGGCGAATACGCGCTGCCCGCGCGGAAGGGGCAGAACTACTCGCTGAGCACCTGGTACAAGTCCACCGCGCCCACCCAGCTCGCGGTGTACTACCGGGACCGCGTCGGCCAGTGGCGGTACTGGGCGGCGGGCCCGACGTTCGCGCCCGCGCAGCAGTGGACGGAGGCGTCCTGGACCACCCCGGCCGTGCCCGAGGAGGCCACCGGGATCAGCTTCGGGCTCGCCCTGTTCTCCCGCGGTTCGCTCACCACCGACGACTACGGGGTCAGGGTGAACGCCGAAGCCAGCAACGACAGCGCCTGCCGCGACCTGGACTGGTGGGTCCCCCGGAGGTGGCTGTGCCTGTGA
- the eda gene encoding bifunctional 4-hydroxy-2-oxoglutarate aldolase/2-dehydro-3-deoxy-phosphogluconate aldolase — MNTASEVLDISPVVPVVALDDAAHAVPLGQALLRGGIRTIEVTLRTPAGLPAIEQLAAEVPEIVVGAGTVTEVGQADKAREAGARYIVTPGSTDRLLDDIDATGLPYLAGISTVSEAMRLAERGMTAMKFFPAEASGGVPYLKSIAGPLPQLRFCPTGGIGTDNAGRYLALPNVGCVGGSWLAPKQLLATGQWGQIEALARQAAALG, encoded by the coding sequence ATGAACACTGCCTCCGAAGTGCTCGACATCAGTCCCGTCGTTCCCGTCGTCGCCCTCGACGACGCCGCCCACGCGGTCCCGCTGGGGCAGGCGCTGCTGCGCGGCGGCATCCGCACCATCGAGGTCACCCTGCGCACGCCCGCCGGGCTTCCCGCGATCGAACAGCTCGCCGCCGAAGTGCCGGAGATCGTCGTCGGCGCGGGCACCGTCACCGAGGTCGGGCAGGCCGACAAGGCCCGCGAAGCCGGGGCGCGCTACATCGTCACGCCGGGCAGCACGGATCGGCTGCTCGACGACATCGACGCCACCGGCCTCCCCTACCTCGCCGGGATCAGCACCGTGTCCGAGGCGATGCGGCTGGCCGAGCGCGGCATGACCGCGATGAAGTTCTTCCCCGCCGAAGCCAGCGGCGGCGTGCCCTACCTGAAGTCCATCGCCGGGCCGTTGCCGCAGCTGCGGTTCTGCCCCACCGGTGGCATCGGCACCGACAACGCCGGGCGCTACCTCGCGCTGCCCAACGTGGGCTGCGTCGGCGGGTCGTGGCTCGCTCCGAAGCAGCTGCTCGCCACCGGGCAGTGGGGCCAGATCGAGGCGCTCGCCCGGCAGGCCGCGGCCCTCGGCTGA
- the edd gene encoding phosphogluconate dehydratase: MATRATIHPVVQRVTERIRSRSEQTRREYLDRISAAAADGPVRSGMPCSNLAHGFAACSGADRIAVRGETKPGVAIVSAYNDMLSAHQPYAEYPPQIKDAVREAGGVAQFAGGVPAMCDGITQGRAGMELSLFSRDVIAMATGVALSHEMFDGALLLGVCDKIVPGLLIGALAFGHLPTILVPAGPMASGLPNTEKSRIRQLFAEGKATREDLLEAESASYHSPGTCTFYGTANSNQLVVEVMGLHLPGSSFVAPGTPLRRALTEEASRRVVQLARGEDPAPIGRLLDERALVNGVVALLATGGSTNHTLHLPAIAAAAGIELTWDDFAELSAIVPSLSRVYPNGSADINHFAAAGGVQTLVGQLLDAGLLHPDVHTVAGFGLDHYRKQPFLEDGELVWRDAPAESLDPDVLRGVQDPFAPDGGLRVLRGNLGSSVIKVSAVKPENRVVTAPARVFDDQHDFTALFRSGELDQDVVVVIRNQGPQANGMPELHGLTPSLGVLMDRGHQVALVTDGRMSGASGKIPAAIQLTPEATAGGPLARVRDGDMIRLDAEQGTLEVLVGDEDFAAREPARGAPATQHGTGRELFAAFRRSVGRADQGASVFAPQQRTGAPSDLPV, from the coding sequence ATGGCGACGCGAGCGACCATCCACCCCGTCGTGCAGCGAGTCACGGAACGTATCCGCAGCCGCAGCGAGCAGACCCGGCGCGAGTACCTCGACCGCATCAGCGCGGCGGCGGCCGACGGACCGGTCCGGTCCGGAATGCCGTGCAGCAACCTCGCCCACGGTTTCGCGGCGTGTAGCGGCGCCGACCGGATCGCGGTGCGCGGCGAGACCAAGCCGGGCGTGGCGATCGTGTCGGCCTACAACGACATGCTCTCGGCGCACCAGCCCTACGCCGAATACCCGCCGCAGATCAAGGACGCGGTGCGCGAAGCAGGCGGGGTCGCCCAGTTCGCCGGTGGGGTTCCCGCCATGTGCGACGGCATCACCCAGGGCCGGGCGGGCATGGAGCTGTCCCTGTTCTCGCGCGACGTGATCGCGATGGCCACCGGTGTCGCGCTGTCGCACGAGATGTTCGACGGCGCCCTGCTGCTCGGGGTCTGCGACAAGATCGTGCCCGGCCTGCTCATCGGCGCACTCGCCTTCGGGCACCTGCCGACGATCCTGGTGCCCGCGGGCCCGATGGCCTCCGGCCTGCCCAACACGGAGAAGAGCCGCATCCGGCAGCTGTTCGCCGAAGGCAAAGCCACCCGCGAAGACCTGCTCGAAGCCGAATCGGCCTCCTACCACTCCCCCGGCACCTGCACGTTCTACGGCACCGCGAACTCCAACCAGCTCGTCGTCGAAGTGATGGGTCTGCACCTGCCCGGCTCCAGCTTCGTCGCACCCGGCACCCCGCTGCGCCGAGCGCTCACCGAGGAGGCCTCGCGGCGCGTCGTGCAGCTCGCCCGCGGCGAGGACCCCGCCCCGATCGGGCGGCTGCTGGACGAGCGCGCGCTGGTCAACGGGGTCGTCGCGCTGCTGGCCACGGGCGGCTCGACGAACCACACGCTGCACCTGCCCGCGATCGCCGCCGCAGCGGGCATCGAACTCACCTGGGACGACTTCGCGGAGCTCTCCGCGATCGTGCCGTCGCTGTCGCGGGTCTACCCGAACGGCTCGGCCGACATCAACCACTTCGCCGCCGCCGGAGGCGTGCAGACCCTGGTCGGCCAGCTGCTCGACGCCGGACTGCTGCACCCCGACGTGCACACCGTCGCCGGGTTCGGCCTGGACCACTACCGCAAGCAGCCGTTCCTCGAAGACGGCGAGCTCGTCTGGCGCGACGCTCCCGCCGAGAGCCTCGACCCGGACGTGCTGCGCGGGGTGCAGGACCCGTTCGCGCCCGACGGCGGGTTGCGGGTGCTGCGCGGCAACCTCGGCAGCTCCGTCATCAAGGTCTCCGCGGTCAAGCCGGAGAACCGCGTCGTCACCGCGCCCGCGCGCGTCTTCGACGACCAGCACGACTTCACCGCGCTGTTCCGGTCCGGCGAGCTCGACCAGGACGTCGTCGTCGTGATCCGCAACCAGGGTCCGCAGGCCAACGGCATGCCCGAGCTGCACGGGCTCACCCCGTCGCTGGGCGTGCTCATGGACCGCGGGCACCAGGTCGCGCTCGTCACCGACGGACGGATGTCCGGGGCCTCCGGCAAGATCCCCGCCGCCATCCAGCTCACCCCCGAGGCGACCGCGGGCGGCCCGCTGGCGCGGGTGCGCGACGGCGACATGATCCGGCTGGACGCCGAGCAGGGCACCCTGGAAGTGCTCGTCGGCGACGAGGACTTCGCGGCCCGCGAACCGGCTCGCGGCGCCCCCGCCACCCAGCACGGCACCGGGCGCGAGCTGTTCGCCGCGTTCCGCCGCTCCGTCGGCCGCGCCGACCAGGGCGCTAGCGTGTTCGCGCCGCAGCAGCGCACCGGCGCGCCGAGCGACCTGCCCGTCTGA
- a CDS encoding transporter substrate-binding domain-containing protein — translation MRSGVVAVVLASAVALAGCSGGSGEPERSPDAAPPPVAPPTSVAPPPPVELDDSPTLEKIRRRGSLLVGLRAEEPDFAARDGAGGYRGFDVEVAKLVAQELGLNPDTQISYRLLPKTLRADALAGGSVDLQFGGLDPAGPGVAGVGPYAVTEDGAEHFLVIKSGDDAMRDQLSDALTAVVSDGGWQRAYDGTLATAGVQARPAPR, via the coding sequence ATGCGCAGCGGTGTGGTGGCAGTGGTGCTGGCGAGCGCGGTGGCGCTGGCCGGATGTTCCGGCGGCAGCGGCGAACCGGAGCGGTCGCCCGACGCCGCGCCGCCGCCGGTGGCACCGCCGACGAGCGTGGCGCCGCCGCCCCCGGTGGAGCTCGACGACTCACCGACCCTGGAGAAGATCCGCCGGCGCGGTTCGCTGCTGGTCGGACTCCGCGCGGAGGAACCGGACTTCGCCGCGCGCGACGGCGCGGGCGGCTACCGCGGCTTCGACGTCGAGGTCGCGAAGCTGGTGGCCCAGGAGCTCGGCCTGAACCCGGACACCCAGATCTCCTACCGGCTGCTGCCGAAGACGCTGCGCGCCGACGCGCTCGCGGGCGGCAGCGTGGACCTGCAGTTCGGCGGCCTGGACCCGGCCGGCCCCGGCGTTGCCGGGGTCGGTCCGTACGCGGTCACCGAGGACGGCGCCGAGCACTTCCTGGTGATCAAGTCCGGGGACGACGCGATGCGCGATCAGCTCTCCGATGCGCTCACCGCGGTGGTGAGCGACGGCGGCTGGCAGCGGGCCTACGACGGCACGCTGGCCACGGCCGGGGTGCAGGCCCGCCCCGCTCCGCGCTGA
- a CDS encoding amino acid ABC transporter permease: MTNSVLYEAPGPVAKRRGLVVSVVVGALLLALLAWVLVTLGTNGQLTVDKWGPLIDPTNGTFTALWSLLGAGLGNTLLAAVLAMALSLAIGTLLAVSRVVAAPWYRWAVVGLVELLRGVPVVIAVFFASRVLPSFGLDMPVMWYLVIGLTAYNSVIIAEIVRAGIMSLPRGQSEAAYAIGLRRSQVLRTVVLPQAFRAMLPALISQLVVIVKDTSLGFIISYVDLVRQGQIVIQNLNNPIQTYFVIGVVFVLINYALSRAAVFTERRLSQGRKGGLTAPSAVETGRAV; this comes from the coding sequence CCAAGCGGCGCGGACTGGTGGTCAGCGTCGTCGTGGGCGCGCTGCTGCTGGCGCTGCTGGCGTGGGTGCTGGTGACGCTCGGCACCAACGGCCAGCTCACCGTGGACAAGTGGGGGCCGCTGATCGACCCCACCAACGGGACGTTCACCGCACTGTGGAGCCTGCTCGGCGCCGGGCTCGGCAACACGCTGCTCGCGGCCGTGCTGGCGATGGCGCTCTCGCTGGCCATCGGCACGCTGCTCGCGGTCTCGCGCGTCGTGGCGGCGCCCTGGTACCGGTGGGCTGTGGTCGGCCTCGTCGAGCTGCTGCGCGGCGTGCCGGTCGTCATCGCGGTCTTCTTCGCCAGCCGGGTGCTGCCGTCGTTCGGCCTGGACATGCCGGTGATGTGGTACCTGGTGATCGGGCTGACCGCGTACAACTCGGTGATCATCGCCGAGATCGTGCGCGCCGGGATCATGTCGCTGCCGCGCGGGCAGAGCGAGGCGGCTTACGCGATCGGGCTGCGCCGCTCGCAGGTGCTGCGCACCGTGGTGCTGCCGCAGGCGTTCCGGGCGATGCTGCCCGCGCTGATCAGCCAGCTCGTGGTGATCGTGAAGGACACCTCGCTGGGCTTCATCATCTCGTACGTGGATCTGGTGCGGCAGGGGCAGATCGTCATCCAGAACCTGAACAACCCGATCCAGACGTACTTCGTCATCGGCGTGGTGTTCGTGCTGATCAACTACGCGTTGAGCCGCGCCGCGGTGTTCACCGAGCGCAGGCTCAGCCAGGGGCGCAAGGGCGGGCTCACCGCGCCCAGCGCGGTCGAGACCGGCCGCGCGGTGTGA